In one Nocardioides sp. NBC_00368 genomic region, the following are encoded:
- a CDS encoding urease accessory protein UreH domain-containing protein codes for MNLGAILLAGLLAGGVSCAAVQGGLLAGLVARQKGRTTGIEGGKRQPAMKQTWQAQLGGDLAPVGGFLAGKITSHALFGALLGAVGSAVQLSPNLRSTVQIVAGLLIIAFGLAQLGVPGFRSFAITLPASWVKLVRGRAHSTSALAPAILGFASILLPCGVTLSMMALAITSGSPVRGALTMAVFVLGTAPLFTLIGYVAHKAAAAWKGRLALATGIVVLLAGFYTLNGGLTLAGSPLAAQNLKQTFGIDQPAIADASTVTMADGTQTAVITVTSGRFSPANLALKAGVPTKVIFRSQGAYGCVRALVVPALNTQTVLPENGDTPFDLGITKAGRIDYSCSMGMYSGTITIS; via the coding sequence ATGAACCTTGGCGCCATCCTCCTTGCCGGCCTACTGGCTGGCGGCGTCTCATGTGCCGCCGTCCAAGGTGGCCTTCTGGCCGGTCTGGTGGCGCGCCAGAAGGGTCGCACGACCGGGATTGAGGGCGGGAAGCGACAGCCGGCGATGAAGCAGACGTGGCAGGCACAGCTCGGAGGTGACCTGGCTCCGGTGGGCGGCTTTCTCGCCGGGAAGATCACCTCGCACGCTCTGTTCGGCGCGCTGCTCGGCGCAGTCGGCTCGGCCGTCCAGCTCTCTCCGAATCTCCGCTCGACCGTGCAGATCGTGGCGGGCCTTCTGATCATCGCCTTCGGTCTGGCTCAGCTCGGCGTACCGGGCTTCAGGAGTTTCGCGATCACTCTGCCCGCCTCCTGGGTGAAGCTCGTGCGTGGTCGTGCACACTCGACAAGCGCCCTGGCTCCAGCGATCCTCGGGTTCGCCTCGATCCTGCTGCCGTGTGGCGTGACGCTGTCGATGATGGCGCTGGCCATCACCTCAGGATCCCCTGTACGGGGCGCGCTCACCATGGCTGTGTTCGTTCTCGGCACCGCGCCGTTGTTCACCCTCATCGGATATGTCGCTCACAAGGCGGCGGCTGCCTGGAAGGGCCGGCTCGCGCTCGCCACCGGCATCGTTGTGCTTCTCGCCGGGTTCTACACGCTGAACGGCGGCCTCACCCTGGCCGGTTCGCCGCTGGCCGCGCAGAATCTCAAACAGACCTTCGGTATCGACCAACCAGCGATCGCGGACGCCTCTACGGTGACGATGGCCGACGGCACACAGACTGCGGTCATCACAGTCACCTCGGGCCGGTTCTCGCCAGCAAACCTCGCACTCAAGGCAGGCGTCCCGACCAAGGTGATCTTCCGTTCCCAGGGCGCCTACGGATGCGTACGAGCGCTCGTCGTCCCCGCCCTCAACACTCAAACAGTTCTGCCCGAGAACGGCGACACCCCGTTCGACCTCGGCATCACCAAGGCCGGGCGCATCGACTACTCGTGCTCGATGGGCATGTACTCCGGCACCATCACGATCAGCTAG
- a CDS encoding heavy-metal-associated domain-containing protein: MQTTYTWAVTGMHCNSCSILIDEAVEELDGVTSSTTSLKKKLTTVTLDPTRCEPAHVAEAIRIAGYDVNPVSVSAQAAPVRRAWFRRARS; this comes from the coding sequence ATGCAGACCACCTATACCTGGGCCGTGACCGGCATGCACTGCAACAGCTGCAGCATCCTCATCGACGAGGCCGTCGAAGAACTCGATGGCGTGACTTCTTCGACCACTTCGCTCAAGAAGAAGCTCACTACTGTCACGCTCGACCCCACCCGATGCGAACCTGCCCACGTCGCCGAGGCGATCCGCATCGCCGGCTACGACGTCAACCCTGTATCCGTGAGCGCTCAGGCTGCACCCGTACGGCGCGCATGGTTTCGCCGGGCACGGTCGTGA
- a CDS encoding DUF2752 domain-containing protein: MPPIDLHGPLHWYGIMDPLCGGTRAARYTAMGRWGEAWRYNPLGIATVLVVSLLLLRGATGIMTGRWLTAHITWTRRARRIAIAAAVILLILLEIRQQGRADLLMQGTFTFIDHPVR; the protein is encoded by the coding sequence TTGCCCCCGATCGATCTCCACGGGCCGTTGCACTGGTACGGGATCATGGACCCGCTGTGCGGCGGCACTCGTGCCGCCCGCTACACCGCGATGGGTCGGTGGGGTGAGGCATGGCGCTACAACCCACTCGGCATCGCCACCGTGCTGGTCGTAAGCCTGCTGCTCCTACGTGGCGCCACCGGCATCATGACCGGCCGTTGGCTCACCGCGCACATCACCTGGACCCGCCGCGCACGCAGGATCGCCATCGCTGCGGCCGTGATCTTGCTGATCCTTCTCGAGATCCGGCAACAGGGTCGGGCCGACCTGCTGATGCAGGGCACCTTCACCTTCATCGACCACCCTGTTCGTTGA
- a CDS encoding F510_1955 family glycosylhydrolase, translating into MHRLPVLVAISSSVILLLGGCASDQPERSAATGDDQQIGHIHGLGIDPADGALYAAGHLGVFKIENGTPTRIANRWQDTMAFTVTGPHTFLGSGHPDLNEDLPPHLGLIESTDAAKTWKPLSLQGEADFHALEVVGNRVFGYDSNSSQILATTDRTTWKSVTEGEFIDLASSSGKTDQVLATTGAGELVRVDLGGQTTKVADAPRLVWIDATPRGVLVGTGPDGKVYTADSATGDWINPGSVTGQPEALDATDTVWHVATDTGIYASEDQGATWSKIVEIGQ; encoded by the coding sequence ATGCACCGCCTGCCTGTTCTTGTAGCGATCTCCTCCTCCGTGATCCTGCTTCTGGGCGGCTGCGCGTCGGACCAACCGGAACGCTCAGCCGCCACGGGCGACGATCAACAGATCGGCCACATCCACGGGCTCGGCATCGATCCCGCCGACGGCGCCCTGTATGCAGCAGGACACCTCGGGGTCTTCAAGATCGAGAACGGCACACCAACCCGCATCGCCAACCGCTGGCAAGACACCATGGCGTTCACCGTCACCGGTCCGCACACCTTCCTGGGCAGCGGCCACCCGGACCTGAACGAGGACCTGCCGCCCCATCTCGGTCTGATCGAATCCACCGATGCAGCCAAGACCTGGAAACCCCTGTCACTCCAGGGCGAGGCCGACTTCCACGCACTCGAGGTCGTCGGCAACCGGGTGTTCGGCTACGACTCCAACAGCAGCCAGATCCTCGCCACCACCGACCGTACGACGTGGAAGAGCGTGACGGAGGGCGAGTTCATCGACCTCGCCTCATCGTCGGGCAAGACTGATCAGGTCCTCGCCACCACCGGAGCGGGTGAACTCGTCCGGGTGGACCTCGGCGGCCAGACCACGAAAGTCGCCGACGCACCCCGGCTCGTGTGGATCGACGCCACCCCGCGCGGCGTGCTCGTCGGCACCGGACCTGACGGCAAGGTCTACACGGCCGACTCTGCAACCGGCGACTGGATCAACCCAGGATCGGTCACTGGGCAACCCGAAGCCCTCGACGCCACGGACACCGTCTGGCACGTCGCAACCGATACCGGAATCTACGCATCCGAGGATCAGGGGGCGACGTGGTCCAAGATCGTCGAAATCGGACAGTAA
- the lspA gene encoding signal peptidase II: MLAGLPVTAPSTTVAARSRVLKRRIGLLVLAAVLAGADLGIKAWAERALPAAPIEGGLLDLRLTFNPGVAFSFAADAPSWIVVGITALLTAGVAVLLWRTTPEASQPWGLALAVILGGALANLIDRTPDGHVTDYLHTGWWPTFNLADVFIVTGGLLLVALSWKDQPATET, from the coding sequence GTGCTCGCAGGACTGCCAGTGACAGCCCCTAGCACCACCGTCGCAGCTCGGTCCCGCGTCCTCAAACGCCGGATCGGGCTGCTCGTCCTGGCCGCCGTCCTTGCCGGAGCCGACCTCGGAATCAAGGCATGGGCCGAACGCGCCCTACCTGCTGCTCCGATCGAAGGCGGCCTTCTCGATCTCCGGCTCACCTTCAACCCCGGCGTCGCATTCTCCTTCGCAGCCGACGCTCCGTCCTGGATCGTCGTCGGGATAACCGCCCTTCTCACGGCAGGGGTAGCAGTGCTGCTATGGCGCACCACGCCAGAAGCAAGCCAGCCCTGGGGCCTCGCGCTCGCCGTCATTCTCGGCGGCGCGCTCGCCAACCTCATCGATCGCACGCCGGACGGGCACGTCACCGATTACCTGCACACCGGCTGGTGGCCCACCTTCAACCTCGCGGACGTTTTCATCGTGACCGGCGGACTCCTGCTCGTTGCGCTGTCTTGGAAGGACCAACCAGCAACTGAGACCTAG
- a CDS encoding cation diffusion facilitator family transporter, with product MSSTPTTATTPDVTGKAARRAVRYAQFTIGYNVVEGIIAIAAGTVAGAVSLIGFGVDSSIEVAAATVVLVRLLAEMKGGEPDEAKERRALKFIAVTFFALAAYVTIEGIRDLVSGEKPDTSLVGIVLTGVSIVIMPWLAHAKRKAGLEMNSRLVVADAAETKLCAWLSVSTFAGLVAFALLGWTWIDPVAGFVIAAFAIMEGKEAWEGELVCDDGCEDDDNEPGSGQASSCSQDCQ from the coding sequence ATGAGCAGCACACCGACCACGGCCACCACGCCGGACGTGACCGGCAAGGCTGCCCGCCGCGCTGTCAGGTACGCCCAGTTCACGATCGGCTACAACGTCGTCGAGGGCATCATCGCGATCGCGGCCGGCACGGTCGCCGGGGCGGTCTCGCTGATCGGCTTTGGGGTCGACTCCAGCATCGAGGTCGCTGCCGCGACGGTGGTCCTGGTGCGGCTGCTCGCGGAGATGAAGGGCGGCGAACCAGACGAGGCCAAGGAACGCAGGGCCCTGAAGTTCATCGCCGTCACGTTCTTCGCCCTCGCCGCCTACGTCACCATCGAAGGCATCCGCGACCTCGTCAGCGGCGAGAAACCCGACACCTCCCTGGTCGGCATCGTCTTGACCGGCGTCTCCATCGTCATCATGCCCTGGCTGGCCCACGCCAAGCGCAAGGCCGGTCTGGAGATGAACTCCCGCCTCGTCGTCGCCGACGCCGCCGAAACGAAGCTGTGCGCGTGGCTGTCCGTATCGACCTTCGCGGGACTGGTGGCCTTCGCGCTGTTGGGCTGGACCTGGATCGACCCCGTAGCCGGCTTTGTCATCGCCGCCTTCGCCATCATGGAGGGCAAGGAAGCCTGGGAAGGCGAACTCGTCTGCGACGATGGCTGCGAAGACGACGACAACGAGCCCGGCTCCGGCCAGGCGTCCTCGTGCTCGCAGGACTGCCAGTGA
- a CDS encoding ArsR/SmtB family transcription factor produces the protein MTIDSTESALSATTSCGAPTAAVALFRSLGDPARLAILRRLAEGEARVTDLVSCVGLAQSTVSAHLACLRDCGLITSRPQGRATLHSLARPELLDLLASAEQLLAATGDAVDLCPTYGSNSIGPEESTR, from the coding sequence ATGACGATTGATAGCACGGAGAGCGCACTGTCGGCTACCACCTCATGTGGGGCGCCGACCGCGGCCGTTGCCCTGTTCCGTTCCCTGGGAGACCCGGCACGCCTGGCGATTCTGCGGCGACTTGCAGAGGGCGAGGCCCGCGTCACGGACCTAGTCAGCTGCGTGGGGCTGGCGCAGTCCACAGTCTCCGCGCACCTCGCCTGCCTGCGCGACTGTGGCCTGATCACCTCCCGGCCACAAGGCCGCGCCACCCTGCACTCGCTCGCTAGGCCGGAGCTGCTCGACCTGCTCGCCTCCGCAGAGCAGTTGCTCGCCGCTACCGGCGACGCCGTCGACCTGTGCCCCACCTACGGATCCAACTCCATCGGCCCTGAGGAGTCCACCCGATGA
- a CDS encoding class I SAM-dependent methyltransferase → MLMNRIEKAAVNSPARRALQRFYEVPALLRLAGGPLPEGGRAVEIGCGSGYGTRMILDRFQAAQVDALDLDPDMVAKAQHRLADRPDRVRLQVADATDLKAAFDAADATYDAAFDFAIIHHIPDWRASVAEIARVLKPGGMFIFDEVTAHALARPTYRRLFDHPEHDRFTAQDFLAELPHHGLAVTGAFTRIQGDYLLGAARKLDFGSE, encoded by the coding sequence ATGTTGATGAACCGAATCGAGAAAGCAGCGGTCAACAGTCCCGCCCGCCGGGCCCTGCAACGCTTCTACGAGGTCCCCGCGCTGTTGCGGCTGGCCGGCGGGCCGCTACCAGAGGGCGGCCGCGCCGTGGAGATCGGCTGCGGCTCCGGGTACGGCACACGGATGATCCTCGACCGCTTCCAGGCCGCACAGGTCGATGCACTTGACCTCGATCCCGACATGGTGGCCAAGGCCCAGCACCGCCTAGCGGACCGTCCGGACCGGGTGCGCCTCCAGGTAGCGGACGCCACCGACCTGAAGGCGGCGTTTGATGCCGCGGACGCCACCTATGACGCGGCCTTCGACTTCGCGATCATCCATCACATCCCCGATTGGCGCGCGAGCGTCGCTGAGATCGCACGTGTGCTGAAACCCGGCGGAATGTTCATCTTCGACGAAGTCACCGCCCATGCCCTGGCCCGACCGACCTACCGGCGACTGTTCGACCACCCCGAGCACGACCGATTCACCGCGCAGGATTTCCTCGCCGAGCTACCCCATCACGGCCTGGCTGTGACCGGTGCATTCACCCGCATCCAGGGCGACTATCTGCTCGGCGCCGCCCGCAAGCTCGACTTCGGCAGCGAATGA
- a CDS encoding recombinase family protein, giving the protein MNARRHNSGPQVRHGVGYTRYSTDEQGSTAEQRAINDAVAAEHDIVLTHSFADEGVSRSLADRPGLQELFDYLEANRDVHYLVVNELERLTAGIGQRQQITTLCKRLGITLVTEDIGLIDPHDEDAMYDADLRAVNAKGEVLKVRRRTRRNLRAKVAAGSTIAMRPAYGVRMKPLVVDGVELPSGMPAFVGGRKVRSGELELHPDEYPWLKQIFAWADEGVPSDEIARRLNTEAVPTKTRRSGWGGNTINGILDNPLYKGELVWGRRQVLRDENGRAYLEARDEDDPGRVVKASPLGPLVDPDLWDRVHTQRMARRGERRMKKRVVPEHVLDRFVYCARCGHRMYARVDNPGKPNMKIRIRFYCPGTRPGMVAKEGYPGTCTRVNSMLADRIIKGVGSQPIRGGATVQVTVSRGVSKDEHARRRTALEARIAESEAEWKNAKRLAIKGLLDDDDLVSTKRRTDEAVSAARADLADLGDSAQIEILPFAGEIAERFAELAQALEDESAPVALRQRLLRDFGVHRIYVDNPDIRVELL; this is encoded by the coding sequence GTGAACGCACGGCGCCACAACTCCGGGCCGCAGGTGCGGCACGGAGTTGGTTACACGCGCTACTCGACCGACGAGCAGGGTTCGACGGCTGAGCAGCGCGCGATCAACGACGCCGTTGCCGCCGAACACGACATCGTCTTGACGCACTCGTTCGCCGACGAAGGTGTCTCTCGCAGTCTCGCCGACCGCCCGGGCCTCCAAGAGCTCTTCGACTACCTGGAAGCCAACCGCGATGTGCACTACCTGGTAGTCAACGAGCTCGAGCGACTCACCGCAGGTATCGGCCAGCGCCAGCAGATCACCACCCTGTGCAAACGACTCGGCATCACGCTCGTGACAGAGGACATCGGCCTGATCGATCCGCACGACGAGGACGCGATGTACGACGCCGACCTACGCGCCGTGAACGCGAAGGGCGAGGTGCTCAAGGTCAGGCGCCGCACTCGCCGCAATCTTCGCGCCAAGGTTGCGGCCGGCTCCACGATCGCCATGCGCCCCGCGTACGGCGTACGTATGAAGCCGCTCGTGGTCGATGGCGTCGAGCTTCCCAGCGGGATGCCGGCCTTCGTCGGAGGCCGCAAGGTGCGTTCAGGCGAACTCGAACTGCACCCGGACGAATACCCCTGGCTCAAGCAGATCTTCGCATGGGCCGATGAAGGCGTGCCCTCCGACGAAATCGCCCGACGGCTGAATACGGAAGCGGTACCAACCAAGACACGACGGTCCGGGTGGGGCGGAAACACGATCAACGGAATCCTCGACAACCCTCTCTACAAGGGTGAACTGGTGTGGGGCCGGCGGCAGGTTCTTCGCGACGAGAACGGCAGGGCCTACCTGGAAGCCCGCGACGAGGACGACCCTGGACGTGTCGTGAAGGCTTCCCCGCTCGGTCCGCTCGTGGATCCCGACCTCTGGGACCGCGTGCACACTCAGCGCATGGCTCGACGCGGCGAACGCCGCATGAAGAAGCGCGTCGTTCCCGAGCACGTCCTGGATCGGTTCGTCTACTGCGCCCGCTGCGGACACCGCATGTACGCCCGAGTCGATAATCCGGGCAAACCGAACATGAAGATCCGCATCAGGTTCTACTGCCCCGGCACTCGACCCGGAATGGTGGCCAAGGAAGGCTATCCAGGCACCTGCACGCGCGTGAACAGCATGCTGGCCGACCGCATCATCAAGGGTGTCGGTTCGCAGCCGATACGTGGTGGCGCCACGGTCCAGGTCACGGTCAGCCGCGGCGTCTCCAAAGACGAACACGCCCGAAGGCGGACCGCCCTAGAGGCCCGCATCGCGGAGTCTGAAGCCGAGTGGAAGAACGCCAAACGACTGGCGATCAAGGGCCTTCTCGATGACGACGACCTCGTGTCGACGAAGCGCCGCACTGATGAGGCGGTCAGTGCGGCGCGGGCCGACCTGGCTGACCTTGGTGACAGCGCGCAGATCGAGATTCTCCCGTTCGCCGGAGAGATTGCCGAGCGGTTCGCCGAGCTGGCCCAAGCCTTGGAAGACGAATCAGCACCCGTCGCTCTACGGCAGAGACTGCTACGCGACTTCGGCGTTCACCGCATCTACGTCGACAACCCAGACATCCGCGTCGAGCTGCTCTAA
- a CDS encoding GNAT family N-acetyltransferase has protein sequence MADEVTIDGSTIRTARVRLRPWHEDDAPAALEIYGSTEVSRWLAPAMEQVTDVDSMRATISSWLATPSGPAGRASGRWAVEEIESGRLAGSAQILPLPPEGEDLEVGYQLAPWAWGRGLGSEAGHALAHYAFANGEEEIFAVVRPQNEHGIHAARRIGMDWVGETEKYYGLRLQVYRLRNSDLDVSLLNPSPLER, from the coding sequence TTGGCTGATGAAGTCACGATCGATGGTTCGACCATCCGTACGGCGCGGGTGCGGCTTCGGCCCTGGCACGAGGACGACGCTCCCGCGGCACTCGAGATCTACGGCAGCACCGAGGTCTCCCGCTGGCTGGCGCCCGCCATGGAACAGGTCACCGACGTCGACTCCATGCGGGCGACGATCAGCAGCTGGCTCGCCACGCCTTCCGGACCCGCCGGCCGGGCGAGCGGCCGATGGGCGGTCGAGGAGATCGAGAGCGGACGTCTCGCGGGATCGGCACAGATCCTGCCGCTTCCTCCGGAGGGAGAGGACCTGGAGGTGGGCTACCAGCTCGCCCCCTGGGCGTGGGGACGAGGACTGGGTTCAGAAGCCGGACACGCCCTCGCCCACTACGCGTTCGCCAACGGCGAGGAGGAGATCTTCGCCGTCGTGCGACCCCAGAACGAGCACGGCATCCACGCCGCACGCCGCATCGGCATGGACTGGGTCGGGGAGACGGAGAAGTACTACGGCCTGAGGCTCCAGGTCTATCGCCTCCGCAACAGCGACCTGGACGTGTCCCTGCTCAACCCGAGTCCTCTCGAACGCTGA
- a CDS encoding nuclear transport factor 2 family protein has translation MVTQLHRYIDAWRRHDVGAVLATLTEDCVVIESYGPVYRGRPHVEQWMNAWFAAGGRVDAWDITTYAAADEFLMAEWSFECTWRGQVGRFEGCSIARIHGDRIAYLREYATTAPLYDWTGTWRDQQ, from the coding sequence ATGGTGACTCAATTGCATCGCTACATAGATGCATGGCGGCGCCACGACGTCGGCGCGGTCCTGGCCACGCTGACGGAGGACTGCGTGGTGATCGAGTCCTATGGCCCGGTCTACCGTGGCCGGCCCCACGTGGAGCAGTGGATGAACGCGTGGTTTGCGGCCGGCGGCCGCGTCGACGCGTGGGACATCACGACATATGCCGCGGCCGATGAGTTCCTGATGGCCGAATGGAGCTTTGAATGCACTTGGCGAGGCCAGGTCGGCAGGTTTGAGGGTTGCTCCATCGCGAGGATCCACGGCGATCGCATCGCCTACCTCCGCGAGTACGCCACCACCGCCCCGCTCTATGACTGGACCGGTACGTGGCGCGATCAGCAATGA
- a CDS encoding alpha/beta fold hydrolase: MDVVEIDGLRVAFRQAGTGPAVVFVHGGAEDGRTWTPQLDALADEFTVIAWDEPGAGGSSDVPAGFRLSDYGDCLAGLIRALDVSPCTVVGLSWGVTVILELYRRHPGVVHSLVLADGYAGWRGSLGAEEADARLAGLRDQPEGSFDPTLPGLFAGSPPADFLPLIKAMSADVRRHSMLTALTAMAQADLTDVLETIRVPTQLIWGALDARSPLSVAHEFKRLIPAADLAVIPGCGHVSNLEAPEAFNDILRFFLRRHGA; the protein is encoded by the coding sequence ATGGATGTCGTCGAGATCGACGGGTTGCGCGTCGCCTTCCGACAGGCCGGGACAGGCCCTGCGGTCGTGTTCGTCCACGGCGGCGCCGAGGACGGCCGCACCTGGACACCCCAGCTCGACGCCCTCGCTGACGAGTTCACCGTCATCGCCTGGGACGAGCCCGGCGCCGGCGGCTCCTCCGACGTGCCCGCGGGGTTCCGGCTGAGCGACTACGGCGACTGTCTGGCCGGGCTGATCCGCGCCCTAGACGTCTCCCCGTGCACCGTCGTCGGGCTCTCCTGGGGCGTGACCGTCATCCTCGAGCTCTATCGGCGCCACCCCGGCGTCGTCCACAGCCTCGTCCTCGCGGACGGCTACGCCGGCTGGCGCGGCTCGCTCGGTGCCGAGGAGGCCGACGCCCGTCTCGCCGGCCTGCGCGACCAGCCGGAGGGCTCCTTCGACCCCACCCTCCCCGGCCTCTTCGCCGGCTCACCGCCTGCCGATTTCTTACCCCTGATCAAGGCGATGTCAGCCGACGTACGCCGCCACAGCATGCTCACCGCCCTGACCGCGATGGCCCAGGCCGATCTGACCGACGTGCTCGAGACGATCCGGGTGCCCACCCAGCTCATCTGGGGCGCCCTCGACGCCCGCTCGCCGCTGTCGGTCGCGCACGAATTCAAACGCCTCATCCCGGCCGCGGACCTCGCCGTCATCCCCGGCTGCGGTCACGTCAGCAACCTCGAGGCCCCCGAGGCGTTCAACGACATCCTCCGCTTCTTCCTCCGCCGCCACGGCGCGTGA
- a CDS encoding adenylyltransferase/cytidyltransferase family protein produces MGPVIGYVPGVFDLFHIGHLNMLRQARERCDTLIAGVVSDEVCETTKGIIPTVPLVERLEIVEAIGIVDAVYAERTTDKVDSWREVGFTHLFKGDDWKGTEKGDALEKKMASVGVEVVYFPYTLQTSSTALRKAIAREGAQVS; encoded by the coding sequence ATGGGACCGGTCATCGGTTACGTACCTGGCGTGTTCGATCTCTTCCACATCGGTCACCTCAACATGCTGCGTCAGGCGCGAGAGCGCTGTGACACGTTGATCGCAGGGGTGGTCTCCGACGAGGTCTGCGAGACGACCAAGGGGATCATCCCCACCGTCCCGCTCGTCGAGAGGCTGGAGATCGTCGAGGCGATCGGGATCGTGGACGCGGTCTACGCCGAGCGCACCACCGACAAGGTCGACTCCTGGCGCGAGGTCGGGTTCACCCACCTCTTCAAGGGCGATGACTGGAAGGGCACCGAGAAGGGCGACGCGCTCGAGAAGAAGATGGCGTCGGTCGGTGTCGAGGTCGTCTACTTCCCCTACACGCTCCAGACCAGCAGCACCGCCCTGCGGAAGGCGATCGCGCGAGAAGGTGCCCAGGTCTCGTGA
- a CDS encoding class I SAM-dependent methyltransferase — protein MTVSALTPGGFEVSDEGVLVRGSSTSVLILSVDGQYVWSLTPSRDGHRVDGGVLVPWPNVLTRFLDGSATVTIADYDGEVLFEEKISLGTGEGAISIVDGSGNPLSVDKVGHLTRSFEATDEGIRAEILDGTQRVLADLRDVIGVEAYLNYGALLGAIREGRMLGHDSDTDVCYLSKHTLPADIITESYAIERTMRERGWSVLRMSGGDIKVLHQVSDGRKVHIDIFVAFYVPDKDGEPVFYQLGNRSGRLRREAIVPVSTINLHGYDFPAPAEPEEMLAFIYGPKWRTPDPSFKYADPPAGVRRLDGWLRGFRTDMGFWTEFHNTHGSELETKQSYFATWVIKQLPEDAKVVDIGSGSVGRDGRFFARKGHQVRSVDFSRAAVAAVRRRAERHKLPLISDQLILGELRSTLTLGARLARDPHHLYARDLIGCLDKAARHQLWILSKMALRPGGGKLFLEFAATGENLPDPKPEGLVRRVDPALVQAEIEAAGGVVEHLEIVDGRDMLDDPLPRVARLRASWPSLKSAEGN, from the coding sequence GTGACCGTCAGCGCCCTCACGCCTGGCGGATTCGAGGTCTCCGACGAGGGAGTCCTCGTCCGGGGCTCCTCGACGTCGGTCCTGATCCTCTCCGTCGACGGCCAGTACGTCTGGTCGCTGACGCCCAGCCGCGACGGCCACCGGGTCGACGGCGGCGTCCTGGTGCCGTGGCCGAACGTGCTCACCCGGTTCCTCGACGGCTCGGCGACGGTCACCATCGCCGACTACGACGGTGAGGTGCTCTTCGAGGAGAAGATCTCTCTCGGCACCGGCGAGGGCGCGATCTCGATCGTCGACGGCAGCGGCAACCCGCTCAGCGTCGACAAGGTCGGCCATCTGACCCGCTCCTTCGAGGCCACCGACGAGGGCATTCGCGCAGAGATCCTCGACGGCACCCAGCGTGTCCTCGCCGACCTCCGCGACGTGATCGGCGTGGAGGCCTACCTCAACTACGGCGCGCTCCTCGGCGCGATCCGGGAGGGCCGGATGCTCGGACACGACTCCGACACCGACGTCTGCTACCTCTCCAAGCACACCCTTCCGGCCGACATCATCACCGAGTCGTACGCCATCGAGCGCACCATGCGCGAGCGCGGCTGGAGCGTCCTGCGGATGTCCGGCGGCGACATCAAGGTGCTGCACCAGGTCTCCGACGGCCGCAAGGTGCACATCGACATCTTCGTGGCCTTCTACGTGCCCGACAAGGACGGCGAGCCGGTCTTCTACCAGCTCGGCAACCGCTCCGGACGGCTGCGCCGCGAGGCGATCGTGCCGGTCTCGACGATCAACCTGCACGGCTACGACTTCCCGGCTCCCGCCGAGCCCGAGGAGATGCTGGCCTTCATCTACGGCCCGAAGTGGCGCACCCCGGACCCGTCGTTCAAGTACGCGGACCCGCCCGCGGGCGTACGTCGCCTGGACGGCTGGCTGCGTGGGTTCCGCACCGACATGGGGTTCTGGACCGAGTTCCACAACACCCACGGCAGCGAGCTGGAGACCAAGCAGTCCTACTTCGCGACGTGGGTCATCAAGCAGCTGCCCGAGGACGCCAAGGTGGTCGACATCGGCTCCGGCTCGGTCGGGCGTGACGGTCGCTTCTTCGCCCGTAAGGGGCACCAGGTGCGCTCGGTGGACTTCTCCCGCGCAGCGGTTGCCGCCGTACGCCGCCGGGCCGAGCGCCACAAGCTCCCGCTGATCTCCGACCAGCTCATCCTCGGTGAGCTCCGCTCGACGCTGACGCTGGGTGCGCGACTGGCCCGCGACCCGCACCACCTCTACGCCCGCGACCTGATCGGCTGCCTCGACAAGGCGGCGCGCCACCAGCTCTGGATCCTGTCGAAGATGGCGCTGCGTCCCGGCGGCGGCAAGCTCTTCCTCGAGTTCGCGGCCACCGGTGAGAACCTCCCCGACCCGAAGCCCGAAGGGCTCGTACGCCGCGTCGATCCAGCCCTGGTCCAGGCCGAGATCGAGGCCGCCGGCGGTGTGGTCGAGCACCTCGAGATCGTCGACGGCCGGGACATGCTCGACGACCCGCTGCCGCGGGTCGCTCGGCTGCGTGCCTCCTGGCCCTCTCTCAAGTCTGCAGAAGGAAACTGA